Sequence from the Rutidosis leptorrhynchoides isolate AG116_Rl617_1_P2 chromosome 3, CSIRO_AGI_Rlap_v1, whole genome shotgun sequence genome:
attggcaggaagtgtgctgatttggtgagacgatcaactattacccaaatagtatcaaaatcacttgcagtccttgacaatttagtgatgaaatctatggtaatgttttcccatttccattccgggattttgggttgttgaagtagacctgatggtttctgatgctcagctttgaccttagaacacgtcaaacattctcctccgtatttagcaacatcggctttcatacccggccaccaaaaatgtttcttaagatccttgtacatgtttcccgttccaggatgtattgagtatatggttttatgagcttctctaagtaccatttctctcatatctccaaattttggtacctaaattctttcagccctataccgggttccgtcttcccgaatattacgatgcgtctccgatcctttgggtatttcatcccttaagtttccctattttaaaactccttgttgcgcctcctttatttgagttctaaggttagtgtgaatcattatattcatagcttttacacgaatgggttctctgtcctttctgctcaaggcgtcggctaccacatttgccttccccgggtggtaatgaatctcaaagttgtaatcattcaataattcaatccacctacgctgcctcatgttcagttgtttctgattaaatatgtgttgaagacttttgtgctcggtatatataatacttttgaccccatataagtagttcctctaagtctttaatgcaaaaacaactgcgcctaattccaaatcatgcgtcgtataattctgctcgtgaatcttcaattgtctagacgcataagcaattactttcattcgttgcattaatacacaaccgagaccttgctttgaggcatcacaatatatcacaaaatcatcattcccttcaggtaatgacagtataggtgccgtagttaagtttttcttcaacaattgaaacgcttacTCTTGTTCATCctcccattcaaatttcttccctttatgcgttaatgcagtcaagggttttgctattttgaaaaatcttggatgaatctcctgtaataaccagctagccctaaaaattggtgtatgtgtttcggagttttcggagtttcccacttttcaacggtttcaatctttgctggatccacctgaataccttctttgttcactatgtgactgaggaattgaacttcttctaaccaaaatgcacactttgaaaacttatcgtacagtttttcttttcttagcaactctagcacttttctcaaatgttcttcgtgctcttgatcattcttcgagtaaataagtatgtcatcgatgaaaataatgacaaacttgtcaagatatggcgcacacactcggttcatgaggtctatggacacagctggtgcgttagtcaatccaaacggcataaccataaactcgtaatgaccgtaacgcgtcctaaaagcagtcttcggaatgtcatcctccttcacccgcatttggtgatacccagaatgtaaatcaatcttctaaaccgacgagccttgtagttgatcaaataaatcgtcgattctcggtaatgggtaacggttcttgatggtaagttttttcaactctcggtagtcgatacacaacctgaatgtaccatctttcttcttgacaaacagaacaggagctccccatggtaatgtacttggtcgaatgaaaccacgctctaaaagttcctgtaattgactttgtaattctttcatttcgctgggtgcgagtctgtatggagcacgagctattggtgcagctcctggtacaaggtctatttgaaattcaatggatcgatgtaggggtaatcctggtaattctttcggaaatatattgggaaattcttttgcgacgggaacatcactgatgttcttttctttaggtttaactttctcgatgtgtgctagaatgacgtaacaaccttttcttattagtttttgcgccttcaaactactaataagatttaatttcgcgttgttcttttctccgtacaccattaaaggtgttcctttttcacgcataatgcgaatcacatttttgtaacaaacagcctttgctctcacctttttcaaccagtccatgccaattattacatcaaaactccctaactcgactggtattaaatcaattttaaacgtttcatcccccagtttaatttctctatcccgacatatattatctgctgaaattaatttactgtttgctaattcgagtaaaaatttactatccaaaggcgtcaatgggaaacttaacttagcataaaaatctctactcatatagcttctatccgcacccgaatcaaataaaacataagcagatttatcgtcaataagaaacgtacccgtaacaagcttcgggtcttgctgtgcttctgccgcattaatattgaaaattcttccacggcccagcccattagtattcccctgattcgggcaatttctaataatgtggcccggttttccacatttaaaacaaacagcgttggtattacttgctccgacactattcgttccggcattactggttccgacactatttgttcccttagttctgttaaactttggtccgtagacctcacactttgtcgcgctatgaccatttcttttacacctgttgcaaaatgtcatgcaaaacccctggtgattttcttcacacctatgacatggctgttttggtttttgttaccgttgttgttattgaggttgttgtagggattattgttgttgttgaaacggttgttgtaattgttgtggttgttgggatgtttgttgtagttattattaggattgcggttattgttgagattgttgttgcggttgttgggatagctgttgtgattgtggttgtaattgttgttgttgttgttgttctggtgactcttggcaccgttttcctcccacttcctcttgagttgtttcgtgttggcttcttcagccacctgctctttaattcttccctcaatctgatttatgagtttatgagccattcgacttgccttctgtatagaagcgggctcgtgtgaactcacatcttcttgaatccttactggtaacccttttacaaacgcgtcgatcttctcttcttcatcttcgaatgctcccggacacaataggtacaactctgtgaatcgtcgttcatatgtggtaatgtcgaacccttgtgttcgtaactctctaagttttgccttgagcttattgactttgtttctaggacggtactgctcgttcatcaattgcttgaatgccgaccacggttgtgtgtaagcagcattttgtcctacctgttcaagataggtgttccaccacgttaacgcagtacctgtgaaggtatgcgtagcgtacttaactttgtcctcttcagtacacttacttatggcaaacaccgattcgactttcttggtctactgtttcaatccaattggtctttCAGTTCCATCAAactccaaaggtttgtaggcagtgaattctttgtaggagcatcctacacgatttcttgtggaattagttcaactgctagatccagagttattgttattttgcatcgcagcctgtaccgcggctatgtttgctacaaggaaaacacggaagtcttcctcgctcatgttcaaattctgacgagtcgctggtgccattttcttcaaaaatagccaaaagaattgagttaatcatatagaatttaagagtagtcaatagtatctcgtagcattatatgaacttatttataaaagctttttcttcatattagcattttatagttttaattcgggtagtacctacccgttaagttcatacttactagctactatacaactcaactactacgcttctatatgaaaaacttattacaataatatttcacattcaaactttatacaaaatattacaaacttacaaaaccgctattatacatataggatgaaatatagcacataataactttgctactcggcagctataaaggcaattctagttaatacgcaagttgttcagcaaaagaaataaagacacgtaattcataagtccagaaacaggtcatgcattctggttttactaagatgactttccatccttgatcttgtggaaagtaaccgttatgaccattagctaggcagcatgttgttatgtcgtcaaaaggacgagggtttcgtaatgcccaacagcctcgtagcaatctaaaaacattgtttcttaccccaactactgagtccgtcacttgtgaaaatattttatttaaaagtttcaacccaaCGTTATTTTTCTCCATTTGATGAGAAGGGAACataattaacccgtaagcataacatgcttctttatgttgcatgttagaagctctttctaaagaacggagtcctatgttgggatatgttgagtcaaaataggttcgtaacccgtagcgtaaaattgcatctgggtttcccgcactaaatgccttaaagaaaacttggcgtaacttaaagtctccccaatgtgatatacccccatctttcaaaggaaagccttttatatactaaggcatgcctgtaatgtctttcaaacgtttgacaaactaattttgccgtaactaattgtgctgatgaattctgcccgactctagacaagatttcatcaatcatatctcctggtaggtcttctaaaatttttggttgtatatccttaacgtccattttgtgtttttatactgtaaaatagacaaggattagattcgtaaaagataattaacaaataatacaagcaatttttacatagaacataaaagtacaagcacactataatacctataatacacaacatgattacaaccctctaatctgaatcactggtttcttcttcttcggacttggttcgttttcctaattttctagggatatatgatgttcctctaatacgagccgtcagtttccacaatggtttagaaaaacctggtggtttagaggttcccgggttgttgttacaatttaggaaatacggacgttgccgatacataaaaagttcatcggggttggaatcaggtttctctatttttataccttttcccttattattttcgtttaccatattaaattgggtcgaggtaatttctataacatcatcggaatcctcatcgggatccgattcatcggaaaattggtaatcttcccaatattttgcttcctcggcggaaacaccattgaccatttttaactttggtccgttggttgatgattttcttttatttaatcgatttactgtaggtatcaaaatttcttcctccggaacctcttcttcttccggttcctcctcttctgattcctcttcttccggttcctcttcttccagttcctcttcttccggttcctattcgggaatttgtgaatcttcctaaattatattcgactcttcattattattaggtgagtcaatgggatttgtactagtggtagacatctatcacacaatatcaaacacattaagaggttaatatatcacataatatttacatgttaataatatatagtttccaacaaaagtgttaagcaatcgtttttaaagaaaacacggtcgaagtccaaactcactaatgtatcctaacaaacacgataagacacactaatgcaaatttctggttctctaagaccaacgctcggataccaactgaaatgtcccgttcatattgattataaacgttccatattaattgatttcgtctcgaggttttgacctctatatgagacgtttttcaaagactgcattcatttttaaaataatcataacctttattttatcgataaaggtttaaaagcattaagtagattatcaaataatgataatctaaaatataccgtttacacacgaccattacataatggtttacaataagaatatattacatcaaaaataagtttcttgaatgcagtttttacacaatatcatacaagcatggactccaaatcttgtccttattttagtatgcaacagcgaaagctcttaataatcacctgagaataaacatgcttaaaacgtcaacaaaaatgttggtgagttataggtttaatctatatattatcaaatcataataatagaccacaagatttcatatttcaatatacatcccattcatagagataaaaatcattcatatggtgaacacctggtagccgacattaacaagatgcatataagaatatcccctatcattccgggaaatccttcagacatgataaaacaactcgaagtactaaagcatccggtactttggatgggttcgttaggcccaatagatctatctttaggattcgtgtcaattagtagatcggtttactaattcttaggttaccaagcaaaaggggcatattcggcttcgatcattcacccatataatgtagtttcatttacttgtgtctatttcgtaaaacatttataaaattgcatgtattctcatatcaaaatactagattttaaaagtgggactataactcactttcacatatttttacttagtcgggaagtaagacttggccactggtcgattcacgaacctataacaaatatatacatatatatcaaagtatgttcaaaatatatttacaacatttttaatatgttttactgttttatgtttattaagtcagctgtcctcgttagtaacctacacctagttgtccacagttagatgtacagaaataaatcgatatatattatcttgaatcaatccaagacccagtgtatacacgtctcagtctagatcacacctcaaagtatatatatttttagaatcaacctcaactctgtatagctaactccaacattactgcatatagagtgtctatggttgttccaaataacatatatacatgggtcgatatgatatgtcaaaatatttgcatacgtgtctatggtatcccaatattatataatatattagaatatatgtataatacaatataagttagctaggatatgattaatataaatttgttaccaattttcacgtagctacaacaagcaaaaatatccaatcttgttttacccataactttttcgttttaaatccgttttgagtggttcaagttgctatggtttcatattgaacttaattttatgaatatatatacagaaaatgtataagtttaaactcggaaatataggttacaagtcatttttataaaggtagtcatttcagtcgaaagaacgacgtctagatgaccattttggaaaacatacctccactttgagtttaaccataattttaggatatagtttcatgttcataagaaaaatcattttcccagaagaacaacttttaaatcaaagtttatcatagtttttaattacccaaaacagcccgcggtgttactacgacggcgtttatccggttttacggtgtttttcggttttaaatcattaagttagcatatcatatagatatagaacaagtgtctagttgattttaaaattcaagttagaaggattaaccttttttgcgaacaagtttagaattaactaaactatgttctagtgattacaagtttaaaccttcaaataaggtagttttatatatatgaatcgaatgatgttatgaacatcattactacctcaggttttgtggataaacctactggaaatgagaaatatagatctagcttcaaaggatccttggatggcttgaaagttcttgaagcaaaatcatgacacgaaaacaagttcaagtaagatttccactcaaaataagattgttaaagttatagaaattgaatcagagtttgaatatgagtattaccttgtattagaaagatatcttactataaataagaaagatttcttgaggttggatgatcactcaaagtggatttgcaagattggaagtaagctagcaaacttggaagtgttgttggtgtgttcttgagtagttgttttataacttggtttatgtatggatttatgaactagattgagctagattttgttgaagatgatgaagaacacttagaaaaaatgaagaacacttgatagagagtaatttgattcaagaaaattgaaaaatgaatgtgtttgtgactcctctctttcacgtgaatatggagcatcaatataggctccattagtttgtaattttgtgagatatttcatgctagatgttaaatgatggttcccacatggttaggtgactcacatgggctgctaagagctgatcattggagtgtatataccaatagtaaatacatttagaagctaggtattgtacgagtacgaatacgggtgcatacgagtagaattgttgatgaaaatgaatgaggatgtaattgtaagcatttttgttaagtagaagtactttgataagtgtcttgaagtctttaaaaagtgtatgaatacatattaaaacactacatatatatacattttaactgagtcgttaagtcatcgttagtcgttacatgtaagtgttgttttgaaacctttaggttaacgatcatgttagatgttgttaacccattgtttattatatctaaagagatgttaaattattacattatcatgatattatgatgtattaatatatcttaatatgatatatatatatatatatatatatatatatatatatatatatacaattaaatgtcgttacaacgataatcgttacatatatgcctcgtttcgaaatcattaagttagtagtcttgtttttacatatgtagttcattgttaatatacttaatgatatttttacttatcataatatcatgttaactatatatatatatatccatatatatgacatcatatagtttttaaaagttttaacgttcgtgaatcaccggttaacttgggtggtcaattgtctatatgaaacctatttcaattaatcatgtcttaacaagtttgattgcttaaaatgttggaaatacttaatcatgcaaataacaatttcatttaatatatataaacatggaaaagtttgggtcactacatatgaatcttctaagtccgccgaaacgatccttaggaaATTATATGTTTTACGCGATGCATCCAAGTATTGCTTAGTCAAATACTTTGGGAAAATTATAAGTATCAATCTTTTCGCATACACTTTTCAATTATTTAAATGAAACAATAAGTGGGCTTTACCATCACTTACACATTGCGAGCTTGTTATTTATGCAATGTTTTCAAGTTAACAAGTTAAGCACAAATATACCATTGTTATTTTTGAGATAAAATTGAACTTTATTCATTTCTCGCAGTATTACAAACATAATTCTACTACATATGAGCACTAATTTTTACATTGTGATTTTGCAACAATTCTGCATATTTCTTTTCATTACATGTAGTATCTTTTCAACAAAGTAGCATGCCACGCGTTAGGTATGTGGCGCCCTTCAATATCTTGGTGTTTATAAGAGCCTGCCACATTGATTTCCACTATTTGGTATGGTCCCTCCCAATTAGGTCCCAATTTTTCAAGTTTTTCAGCACGACTTGCTTCATTATTTTGCAAGACCCACTCGCCGACATCGAAGGCTAACGCGCGCACCTTCTTGTTGTAATACTTGGCAATTTGTTGCTTATTGTTTGCCTCTCTTAATGCGGCCATAAGCCTGCGTTCCTTAACGAAATTTAAGTTTTCACAAATGATGTCTTCATTCGCACTTTCATCAAAGTTAGCAACTCTATGCGTTGGGACAAAGACTTCCGCGGTAATCATTGCCTCTGAACCATACACAAGGTTAAAAGGTGTTTTTGCCTGTACTTTTCTTGAAAGTTGTGCGATGATCCCATAATACATTTGATAATTCATCAACCCATCCATTTCACTTTTCATTCGAATGCTTTCAAATTCCGCTGACAATATCGCGGTTAGTTACTTCGCATAGCCCATTAGCTTGCGGATGCGCAACTGATGTAAATTTTTGGATTATATTCAATTCCGCACACCAGCTTAGAAACAGGTCCTACACAATCTGTGCCCATTATCACTTACAAGTTCTCGTGGGATGCCAAATCTGCAAACAATATATTCCCACACGAAGTTTCGCACTTGCACTCCAGTTATTGTGCGCAAAGCTATAGCTTCTACCCACTTAGTAAAATAGTCAATTACCACAATTAGAAATTTCACATTCCCTACTCCTGGAGGGAATGGTCCCATAATATCAATGGCCCATTTGTAGAACGACCATGGTGAGTTAATTGGGATCATGTCGTGCCTCGGCTTTCTATTCTGGGGCGCTTGCCTTT
This genomic interval carries:
- the LOC139901205 gene encoding uncharacterized protein; protein product: MDGLMNYQMYYGIIAQLSRKVQAKTPFNLVYGSEAMITAEVFVPTHRVANFDESANEDIICENLNFVKERRLMAALREANNKQQIAKYYNKKVRALAFDVGEWVLQNNEASRAEKLEKLGPNWEGPYQIVEINVAGSYKHQDIEGRHIPNAWHATLLKRYYM